The Amycolatopsis solani genome segment CAACCACATCCAGAAGGTGATGGCCCACTACCAGGGCAAGCTCGCGTACTGGGACGTCGTCAACGAAGCCTTCAACGAGGACGGCAGCCGCCGATCGTCGAACCTGCAGAGCACCGGCAACGACTGGATCGAGGTCGCGTTCAAGACCGCGCGCGCGGCCGACTCGTCGACCAAGCTCTGCTACAACGACTACAACATCGACAACTGGAACTACGGCAAGACCCAGGGCGTCTACAACATGGTGCGGGACTTCAAGTCCCGCGGCGTCCCGATCGACTGCGTCGGCCTGCAGGCCCACTTCACCGGCGGCAGCTCGGTCCCGAGCAACCTCCAGACGACGATCTCCAGCTTCGCGGCCCTCGGCGTCGACGTGGCGCTCACCGAGGTCGACGTCACGAACTCCTCCACTTCGCAGTACGCGGCGCTGACCCAGGCGTGCATGAACGTCGCGCGCTGCGTCGGCATCACGGTGTGGGGCGTGCGGGACAGCGACTCCTGGCGCTCCAACGAGAGCCCGCTCCTGTTCGACGGCAACGGGAACAAGAAGGCGGCGTACAACTCGGTGCTGAACGTCCTCAACTCCGGCGGGGGCACGCCGACGACGACACCGACGACACCGACGAACCCCACGACGACCCCGACCACGACGACGACCACACCGGGTGGCGGCAGTTGCACGGCATCGCTGTCGGCCGGGCAGTCCTGGAACGACCGGTACAACCTCAACGTCTCGGTCAGCGGGTCCAGTTCGTGGACGGTGACCATGACCGTGCCGAGCCCGGCGCGGATCAGCGCCACCTGGAACATCAACGCGACGTGGCCCAGCAGCCAGGTCCTCATCGCGACGCCCAACGGCAACGGCAACAACTGGGGCGTCACGATCATGCACAACGGGAACCGCAACTGGCCCAGCGTCAGCTGCAGCGCCTCCTGAGTCGCACTTCCTGAGGACGGCCCGTTCGCCGCGCTGCGCCGGCGGACGGGCCGTCCGTGCGTTCAGCGCTTCCCGGGGTGTTTCCCTGCCTCGGGGCGCGGGCCGCCGTCCGGCTTGGGCGGGCCGCCTTCGCGCTTGGCCGGCCCCTTGCCCGGCTGCTCCTTCGGCCCCGCGGCGGCGGCCACGCCCACCGACACCCGCTTCGAGGATTGCGGCGTAGCCACGACGACGGCGGTCGCAGGCGGCAAGGTGACCCCCGACGGCGCCGCGGCGGACGTACTGGGCGGGGCGGCCGCGGCCGGCTCGGCCGGGGAGCTTGCGGGGTCGGCGGGCCGGGCGAGCACCACCGTGAGCAGCCCGGCCGCCGCGGTGGCGAGGACACCGCCGGCGGTCAACGCCCGGCGCCGCGCGGACGCCGGAGTGACGGGCGCGGCGGTGGCGGCGGCGTCGGTGGCTGCGGTGGCGGGCGCAGTGGCCGCGGTGTCCGCAGCGGCGGCGGTGGCCGCAGCCGCCGCTGCGGCGGCGCCGGGCGCAGTGGGTTTCAACGCCCGCCGCCACGCGGACGCCGGCTTGACGGGCGCGCCCGCGGTGGCGGCAGTGCCGGCGACGGCCGCATTGGCCGAGGTGCCGGCGGCAGACGCAGTGGTCACGGCGGCGGCGGACGCAATGGTCGCGATGGCTGCGGTGGTCGCAGCGGCGGGCTCGCGCAGCAACCGCGGCAGCTGCTCGGCCCCCGGCCGGTCCGCGGGATCCTTGGCGGTCATCAGGCGCAGCGTGTGCGCGAGCGGTTCGGGAGTGCTGCCGGGAACGCGGGGCGCGCGGTTCAGCCGGGCCAGTGCCGACTCCGCCAGTGTGCCGGGGAACTCGCGCTGGGCGGTCAGGCACTCCAGGAGGATCAGGCCGAGCGCGTAGATGTCGGCCGCCGGGCCGGCGGGGTCGCCCAGGATCTGCTCCGGTGCCAGGTAGGCGGCGGTGCCGGTGACCAGGCCGGTGCCGGTGATGTGCGTGGAGTCCAGCGCGTGCGCGATGCCGAAGTCGGTGATCAGCGGGCCGCCGGCACCGAGGAGGATGTTCGCGGGTTTCAGGTCGCGGTGCACGATGCCCCGGGCGTGGACGTGGGCCAGCGCCTCCGCCAGCCGGACCCCCAGCTCGCTCACTTCGCCGGTGGTGAACGGCCCGGCCAGCAGGCGCTCGGCGAGGTTCTCCCCGTCGACCAGCTGCATCACCAGGTAGGGCCGGTCCCCCTCGGTGCCGCTGTCGTACAGCGTCACCACCCGGGGGTGGTCGATGCTGGCCAGCAAGGTCCGCTCCCGCGCGCGGCGCAGCTGGTCAACCGCCACCGCGTGCCGGTCGTAGACCTTGACAGCGACCTCGCGCCCCAGCTCGCGGTCGACGGCCCGGTGGACCCGCGCGGTGGCTCCCTTGCCGAGCAACGGCCCGACTTCGTAGCGTCCGGCGAGCACGTGCGGCGGCTCGTTCGTCATCGGCAGGCACCCCATCCGGCTCGTGGTCCTCACCGGTACCCGCAAACGCGGCAGGCGCAAACGCAGGAGTGCGACGGTGCCGCGCAAGTCACTCGAGTCAGCCGGCCGCCTTCAGGGCCGCTTCGACCGCTCGCGCCAGTGCTTCCAGGTACTCGTCGTCGCTGGGGCCCTTGACCACCAGCATCCGGAAGGCGAGCGGCGCGATCAGCAGGTCGGTGCCGAGCTCCGGGTCGAGGCCGGGCGGCAGCTCGCCGCGGTCGATCGCGTTCCGCAGGACCGCCTGCGCCGCCGCTCGGCGCGGTTCCGCCACTCCGGTCTGCAGCACCTCGGCGAGGGTCTCGTCGTACGCGGCTTCGGCCAGCAGCCCGGCCCCGATCCGCGTGATGAGCGGGTGGGCCAGCTGGCCGCGGAAGGTGGCGAACAGCTCGCGCAGGTCGCCGCGCAAGGCGCCGGTGTCCGGGGTGGGCGGGAGCGCGCCGGCGACCTTCTCCCGGATCAGCTCGGCGAGCATCGCCTGCTTCGACGGCCACCGCCGGTAGAGCGCGGCCTTGCCCACCCCGGCGCGCCGGGCGACCGCGTCCATCGACGTCCGGGCGTATCCCGTGTCCGCGAGCTCGGCGAACGCGGCGTCGGTGATGGCGTCGGTCACCTGACGGCGCAGCACCGCCCCGCCGCTCACCGGCCGGGTTCCGTCGTCGGGCGTCGCCATGCCGCCAGTGTAGCGAACGGAACGGTGGCGTTCCATTCACCTGAGTGCTACAACGGAACGAGACCGTTCCGTTCGCACCAACCGGGAGGCACCCGATGAAGTTCCTCTTCGACGACCCGTCCTTCTCCTTCGAAGCCCTGCGCGCCGCCGGCTACCTCGCCTACGCCGGCGCCGACCTCGGCGAAGTGCTGGTGACCTGCCGCGAGATCCCGGAAGGCGACGAAGCCGCCTGGTCCGCCCAGTGGGCCGCGACCGCCGCGCGGATCGAGGGCATCGGCCGCGACGCCCTCGCCGCCGGGCACCGGGTCAGCGCCCGCGAGGCCCTGCTGCGGGCCTCCAACTACTACCGCGTCGCCGACTTCTACCGCCGCGACGACCCCGAGCACGATCCCGAGTCCGCGCGGCTCGCGAAGGCGTCCCAGCGGACCTTCGCCGACGCCGCCCCGCTGCTGGACACCCCGGTCCGCGCGCTGACCATCCCGTACGAGGGCACCACCCTGCCCGCGTACCTCTTCCTCGCCGACGGCTCCGGCACCCCGCGCCCGACCGTGCTCTTCCACGGCGGCTTCGACTCCACCCTGGAGGAGAGCTACTTCGCCATCGCCGCGGCCGCGCTGCGGCGCGGGTACCACGTGCTCGCCTTCGACGGCCCCGGCCAGGGCGCCCCGCTCCGCCGCGGCCTGCGGTTCCGGCCCGACTGGGAAGCCGTGGTCACCCCGGCCGTCGACCTCGCCCGCACCCTGCCCGAGGTCGACGACGAGAAGATCGCGCTGATCGGGATGAGCATGGGCGGCTACCTCGCCGCCCGAGCGGCCGCGTTCGAGCACCGGCTCGCGGCCTGCGTGCTCTACGACGGCGTCTACGACCTGCACGAGCCCTTCACCGCCGTCACCGGGTTCGAGCACGACACCCAAGCCCGCTGGATCGTCCGCAACGGCAAGTGGACCTTCGGTCTGTCCACGTTCGACGACGTGGCCGAGGCGACGCGCGCCTACACCATGGCCGGGATCGCGGGGCGCATCACCTGCCCCACCCTCGTCCTCGACGCCGAAAACGACCAATTCTTCCGAGGCCAGCCCCAGCGCCTGCTCGACGAGCTGACGTGCGAGAAGGAGCTGATCTTCTTCCGCGAGGACGAAGGCGGCGGCGAACACTGCCACGAAGGCGCGCTGTTCCTGTTCCACCAGCGCACGTTCGACTGGCTCGACACCGTCCTCGGCCGCTGAGTCCCCCGGCTGTTCTCAGGTGCCGGGGCGCAGGACGAAGTCGTACGTGAGCGCGCGGTAGGGCCCCGCCAGGCCGCGGGCGCCGTGGTCCTCGCGGAGGGTCGTCGTCTTGACCGCCTCGGCGGGCACAGCGCCTTCGATGGTGCTTTCGACCAGGGGATCGCCGTCGAAGTAGATCTGGGTGGTCAACGGCAGGCACCCCGCGGCACTGACGATCGCGTGGATGTGCCGGGGGCGGCGGCCGTCGAGCTTCAAAGCTCGCGTCAGCGTCGCCAGCGGGCTCTGCGTGGCGAGGCCGAAGGTCTCGACACCGGGCATGACCGTGCGGAACTCGTAGTGGCCGCGGTCGTCGGCGATGATCCTGGCGCGCAGGTTGTCGGCGGGGACACCGGTGGCGTCGTTGGGGATGTCCAGCGGCGCGAAGTCGGCGGCGGTCAGTCCGGAGTAGACGTCGTTCGCGTCGATCTGCCAGATCTCGAGGGCCGCACCGGGCAGCAGGTCGCCGGTGGTGGTGCGCACGATTCCGGACACGACGAGCGGTTCGCCGGGCTCGTCCGGCCGCATGGGCAGCACGGCGGGACTGCGCAGGACGGGCGCCCCGGGCCGATGGGCGGGACCTTCCATCTCCCAATGGCTCGCGCCGTCCTTTTCCGGGTGGGCGTAGCTCGCGCCCGCGGTTCCTCTTTGGACGGTCTTGAAGAAGAGGATGCTCGCCGACGGCAGTTCATCGGCGTCGGCGACCTGCCTCAACCAGTCGGCGGCGCCGAGCAGTTCGTCGAGGGTGACCTGGTGCTTCAGGATGACGTCGTCGATCGCGCGGCGCAGATCGGCGAACACGACACGCAGCCGTTCCGGCGGCTCGTTCACGGGTGACTCCTTTCAGTGCCGCCGGATGCCGGCGACGAGCTTTTCCCAGTTCCGGTACGCGATGAGCTCGCGCTCGGCGTCGCCGACGGGCGCACTGTCCACAAAGGCCCGTGCCGACCCGGCGCGCTCCCGGTTGAACGGGTGGTCGGAGGCGTACATGATCCGCTCCGCGCCCACCGTTTCGAGGCTCCACCGCAGGTACTTGTGGCTGGAGATGCCGCCGGGAGTGACGAACACGTTGGTGCGGAAGTACTCCGCGATCGGGCAGCGTAGGCCAGCGAGGTCGTCCATCGCGGCGACGCGGTCGAGGTAGAACAGCACGACTTCGCCCCAGTGCCCCAGGATGACCTGCAGGCCGGGGAACCGGTCGAAGACGCCGGCGAGGATCATCCGCAGGACGGTCAGGCCGGCGTCGTAGTGCCAGCCGAACGCGCCGGTGGCCAGCATGCCGTCCACCGGCTCGCCGAACCCGCGGTAGTACGCGTCGACGACGCCGGGTGCCGGCGCGCGGGGGTGCAGGTAGACCGGCGCGCGCAGGTCTTCGGCGGCCTCGTAGATGTCCCAGAACTCCGGCGCGTCCAGGGCGCGGCCGCCGGAGCGCGCGTTCACCAGCGTGCCCGCGAAGCCGAGTTCGGTGACCGCGCGCCGCAGTTCGGTGGCCGCGGCCGCCGGCGACGGCGTGGCCAGCGTCGCGAACCCCTGCAGGCGCCCGGGGTGACGGCGGACCGCTTCCGCGAGGCCGTCGTTCACGGCCGCCTGGAGGGCGGCCGCCTCCGCGGCGGGCAGGTTCTGCAGGCCGGGCGTCGTCAGGGACAGGACCGCGGTGTCGATGCCGGCGTCGTCCATGGCCGCGATCCGCCCGGCTCCGACGTCGAGCAGCGCGGGCAGGACTTCCCCGCCGAGAGCCCGGTTCATCATCGGCTCGGCCGGCCGCGGATCGTGCCGCCGCCAGGCCTCGGCCACTTCGGTGGTGAGGAAGTGCTCTTCCAATGCGTAAAGCCGCATCGCGGGTCAGTCCCGGACGGCTTTGAGCGCGCCGGCCCAGGATTCGAGCTGGCCGAACAGGATCGTGGCGGCCTGGTCGTGCGCGGCCGCGGGCGTGAAGGTGGTGAAGTCCCGGAAGTCGGTGAGCAGCGAGAAGGACAGCTGCTGGCGGACGTGGGCGATCCGCAGTTCGCTGCAGATCGCGCGCAGGTGCTCGATCGCCCTGGCGCCGCCGAGCGAGCCGTAGGAGACGAAGGCGGCGGCCTTGTCGTTCCATTCGCGGTAGAGGTAGTCGATGGCGTTCTTCAGCACCGCGGACGTCGAGTGGTTGTACTCGGGGGTGACGAAGACGAAGCCGTCGAACTTCGCGATGGTGGCGGCCCAGGCCCGGGTGTGCTCGCCGGCGTACCGGCCCGCGCTGGCGGGGACGGGCTCGTCCAGGTGGGGCAGCGGGTGGTCGAGCAGGTCGATCAGCTCGTAGTCGGCGCCGGTGCGTTCCTTGGCCCTGGTCAGGACCCAGTCGGCCACGGCGGCGCCGTTGCGGCCGGGGCGGGTGCTGCCGAGGATGACGGCGAGCTTCAGGTCGCTCATGGTGGTCCTCCGAAATCGCGAGACTTGAATCTTCAAGTCAAACTAGCCACTCTGACTTGAAAGTTCAAGTGCGACCCGGTCGGTACACTCCTGCCATGCCTGCCCCGAACGACGAGCCGCGCTGGTTGACCGACGACCAGCTGGCGGCGTGGCGCGGGTTCGTGAAACTGCTCCAGCGGCTGCCCGCGGCCCTGGAAACCCAGCTCCAGCAGGACGCCAAGCTCAGCCTGATCGAGTACCACGTCCTGGCGCACCTGTCCGACCAGCCCGGGCGCCGCTTGCGGATGAGCGAACTCGCCGCACTGGCCAGCACGGAGCTGTCCCGCCTGTCCCACCTGATCGGCCGGCTCGAGAACCGCGGCTTCGTGGCGCGCGAGCCGGATCCGGAGAACGGGCGCTACACGCTCGCCGTGCTGACCGAGGCGGGGTACGCCCACCTCGTCGACGCGGCACCCGCCCACGTGGCGCGGGTACTGGACCTGTTCGTCGACGCCCTCGGCGCGAACGAGCTGCGGACCCTGCACCGGATCTCCGGCAAGGTGCTCGACCGCATCGAGCAGGCCGAGGAACATCATATGTCCCGGTGACCAAACGTCACCCAACCGTTCGAATACTTCGAAAGCGCACTCGAGCACGCGGCATTCATCATACGAATGCTAAAGTTTTTGCCATGGCGAGGTCCCTGACCGACGAAGCGATCGACCGGATCCGGGAGTTCGTCCGGTCCGGGCGGTTCCCCGCGGGGTCGCGGCTGCCGCCCGAGCACGAGCTCGCCACCGAGCTGGGGATTTCGCGCAGTCCGACCCGCGAAGCCGTGAAGGCGCTCGAGCTGGCCCGGGTGCTCGAAGTGCGCCGCGGCGACGGCACGTTCGTCACGAGCCTCGCGCCCAGCCTGCTGCTGGAAGGTCTCGGCACCGCGGTCTCGCTCATGCAAGGCGGCACGGTGCTCGAGCTGACCGAAGTGCGGCGGCTGCTGGAGCCGGCCGCCACCGGCCTCGCCGCCACCCGGATCACCGAAGACCGGCTGCGCGCGGTGGCCGAGCTGCTCGAAGCGATGCAGGAAGCCGTCGAGGACGTCGAACGCCTGACCGTGCTCGACGCCGCCTTCCACCGCGAGGTGATCACCGCGGCGGGCAACGAAACCCTGACCGCGCTGCTGGACGGCATCTCCTCGCGGACGCTGCGGGCGAGGATCTGGCGCGGCACCGCCGACCGCGGCGTCACGCGGGAAACCCTGTCCCAGCACCAGGCGATCTACGACGCGCTGGCCGCCCGCGACCCCGGCGTGGCCACCGCGGCCGCGCTGATGCACGTGGACACGTCCGAACGCTGGCTGCGCGCCCACCTGGCCGAGCTGCGAACCCTCGACGGCGCCTAGGTCTGCCGCTTGCCGCTGGTGATGCGGGACATCACCAGCGCGACCAGGATGATCGTGCCGTTGAGCGCGCCGATCCACTGCGCGGGCACGCCGGCCAGCGTGAGCACGTTCTGGATCATGTACAGCAGCAGGATCCCCGTGAAGGCACCGAAAAGCGTGCCCCGGCCGCCGTTCAGGCTGACGCCGCCGATCACCGCCGCGGCGAACACCGTGAAGATGTACCCGTTGCCCTGCGCCGCGGCCACCGAAGCCAGCCGGCCCGAGAGCAGCAGCCCGCCGAGCGCGGCCAGCACGCTCGCCGCGATCAGGACGATCCACACGACGCGCCCGGTCCGGATGCCCGCGGCTTTCGCCGCGTCCTCGTTGCCGCCGATCGCATAGAGGCTGCGGCCGAAGCGGGTGTAGCCGAGCAGCACGACCCCGCCGGCGAACAGCAGCACGCAGATCCAGATCGACGCCGGGATCCCCGCCCACGGCGTGGTGCCGAGGTAGAGCATCGAATCGGGCAGGCCGAAGAACGTCTGACCGCCGGAGATCCCGGTCAGCAGGCCGCGCAGCACGATCAGCATGCCGAGGGTGACCACGAACCCGCTCAGTCCGAACCGGACGATCAGCAGCGCGTTGAGCACCCCGACCAGGACGCCGACCGCGAGCACCACCGGCACCGCCGTCCACGAGGGCAGCAGGCCGAGCGAGTGACCGCCGCCGATCGTCAGCCAGGCCGCGACGCCGGGGGCCAGGCCGAACGTCGACTCCAGCGAGAGGTCCATCTTGCCGACGACCAGGACCAGCGTCTGGGCCAGCACCAGCAACGCGATCTCCGACATGGTCTGCAGGATGTTGAGCACGTTGTCGTACTGGAGGAACACGGGGTTCACCAGCTGGCCGACCACGGCGATCGCGACGATCCCCGGCACCAGCGCGAAGTCGCGCACGCGGGCGAGGGCGATCCGCCGCGGCGGCCGGGTGGCGGCGGGCTCGGACCGCGCTTCGGCGCGCAGGGCGGTGCGGCTGTCAGGCATCGAGGTCGACTCCTTCCATGGCGGCCACGACCTCGCGGTCCGGCCGGCCGGCGGGCATTTCGGCGGTGAGCCGTCCGTGGACCAGCACGAGCACGCGGTCGCAGAGCCGCAGGTCGTCCAGCTCGTCCGACGCGATCAGCACCCCGGTGCCCCCGGCGGCGGCTTCGGCCACCTTGCCGAGGAGGAACTCCTTCGACCGCACGTCCACCCCCGCGGTCGGGGTGATCAGCACCAGCACGCGAGGATCGCCGGCGAGGGCACGGGCCAGGACGACCTTCTGCTGGTTGCCGCCGGAGAGCGCCGACACCGCCAGGTCCGGCCCGGGCGTCTTCACCTCCAGCCGGTCGATCATCGTCCCGGCCAGCCGGTCGCGGAGAGCGGGCCGGACGAAGACGCCTGGGCCGAGCCGGTCCAGGACGGACAGGGTCGTGTTGTCCGCGACCGACATCCCGGGCACGAGCCCTTGGCGGTGGCGGTCTTCCGGGACGAAGCCGAGGCCGGCGGCGAGGGCCGCCGGGACGTCGCCGGGGCGCGGGCGGTGGCCGCCGACGAGGACGGTGCCCGAATCGGCTTCCCGCAGCCCGGTCAGCGTCTCGGCGACCTCGGTCTTGCCGCTGCCCCCGGCCCCGGCCAGGCCGACGATCTCCCCCGGCGCGACGGCGAAGGAGACGTCTTCGAACGCGGGAGCGAGGCTCAGCCCGCGCACTTCGAGCACGGGTGCCGAGCCGGAGCGCGACGACGACGCGCGTTCTTCGGCCACGACGGCGTTCTCCCCGGTCATCGCCGCGACGAGCTCCGCCTTCGGCAGCTCGGCGACCGGCGCGGTCAGCACGTGCCGGGCGTCGCGGAAGACCGTGACCGTGTCGCAGATTTCGTAGACCTCCTGCAGGTGGTGGCTGATGAACAGGAAGGTCACGCCGTGGCGCTGCAGGTCGGCGATGTGGCCGAACAGCCGGGTGATGGCGCCGCCGTCCAGCTGCGCGGTCGGCTCGTCGAGGATGACGAACCGCGCGCCGAAGGACAGCGCCCGCGCGATCTCGACGAACTGCCGCTGCTCGACCCCGAGCTCACCCGCCGGGCGGCGCACGTCGACGTCCACCGACCAGCGTCCGAGCAGCTCGGTGGCCGCCCGGCGCACCGCGGACCAGCGGACGAACCCGCGCAGCGTCTCCTGCCGGTTCAGGAACAGGTTCTCCGCCACCGAAAGGTCCGGGATGATCGTCGAGCGCTGGTACACGCAGGCGGCCAGCGACCGCCAGGTGTCCCGATCGGACAGTCCCGGCGCCGGCTCGCCGTTCAGCCGCACCGAGCCGGAATCCGGTGCGGTCAAGCCGGTGAGGACGGAGACGAGCGTCGACTTCCCGGCACCGTTGCGGCCGACGAGCGCGTGCGTCTGTCCTGGCAGGACGGTGAGATCCGCGTGGTCCAGTGCGACCGTGGCGCCGTAGCGCTTGACCACCTGCCGCGCTTGCACGACCGGCACCGCACCCATGGTCACCTCCCTCAGCTCTTGCTGTTGCCCCACAACGACTGGTCGTCGACCTTCACGCTGGCGACCGGCCCGAAGCTCGCGCCGTCCGCGGTGACCAGGGGCGCGGCCAGCTGGTCCTCCATCAGGCCGTCGCGGACGGCCACGATGGTGCTGTCGTGGTCGGTCTTGCCCGGCACCGGCTGCTGGCCCGCGATGGCGTCCTTGACGTACTGCAGCGCGTACTTCGCGAACAGGTCGGCGGGCTGGGACACGGTCGCGTCCATCTCACCCGCCCGGATCTTCTCGAGCTCCTCGGGGATCCCGTCGTTGGACACGACGAACACGTGCTTCGGGTCGGCGGCCGGCACGAGCAGGCCGCGTTGCTTCAGCAGCTGCAGCGTCCCCGAAAGCGCGAAGCTGGATTGCATGTAGACGCCCTTGATGTCCGGGTTCGCGGTCAGCCGCGTCTGGAGCTTCTGGGCCGCGGTGCCGGCGTCCCAGTTGGTGGCTTCGCCGAACACTGTGACACCGGGGAAGTTCTGCTTCATGCAGTCGTTGAACGCCTCGGTGCGGTCGCGCCCGTTGATCGACGCCAGATCGCCTTGCAGCATCACGACCTTGCCCTGGCCGCCGAGCTTGGTGCCGAGGAACCGGCACGCCTTTTCGCCGTAGGCGCGGTTGTCCGCCCGCACGACCATGTAGACGGTGCCCTGGTCGGGCCGGGTGTCGACGGACACGACCGGGATCTTCTTGCCCGCCAGCTGCTGCAGCGTCGGGATGATCGCCGCGGTGTCCTGCGGTGCCATCACGACACCCTTGACGCCCTGGCTGATCATCGTCTGCACGTTGGCGGTCAGCGTGGCGACGTCGTTCTGCGAGTTGGTGGTCTTGAGGTCGAGGCCGAGCTGGCCCGCGAACCGGGGCACGTACTTGATGTAGGCGTTCCAGAAGTCGGTGTCCGAGCGGGGGTAGTCCACGCCGACGACGGTTGCCCCGGACGCGGCGGTGCCCCCGCTGCCGCAGCCGGCGAGCAGGCCGGCCGCGACGACCGCGGCCGAGCACAGGTAGCGGATCTTCATGACAGCTCCTCGTTGACGGACTGCGGTGATCACGCGACCACCACCGCTTCTTCGCGCCAGGCCGGACCGTCGGGGTACCGGTAGCGCGCCACGGATTCGGGGTGCAGGCGGGCGCCGAGGCCCGGCCGCTCCGGCGCCAGGTACCGGCCCCGCTCGACCCGCACCGGGTCGACGAAGTGCTCGTGCAGGTGGTCCACGTATTCGATGACGCGGTCGTGGCGGGTCCCGCTCACCGCGACGAAGTCGAACATCGCCAGGTGCTGCACCATCTCGCAGAGCCCGACGCCGCCGGCGTGCGGGCACACCGGCACGCCGAACTTCGCGGCCAGCACCAGGATCGCGATGTTCTCGGTGACGCCGGCGACCCGGCTCGCGTCGAGCTGCAGGATGTCGATCGCCTCGGCCTGCAGCAGTTGCTTGAACACCACCGCGTTCGGTGTGTGCTCCCCGGTCGCCACCTTGATCGGCGCCACCGCCCGGCGGATCGCGGCGTGGCCGAGCACGTCGTCGGGTGACGTCGGTTCCTCGATCCAGTACGGGTCGAATTCCGCCAGCGGCCGCAGCCACTCGATGGCCTGCCCGACCCCCCACACCTGGTTGGCGTCGATGGCGATCCGCACGGACGGGCCGACGACCTCGCGCGCCAGCCGCAACCGCCGGACGTCTTCGCCGAGATCGGCCCCGACCTTGAGCTTGATCTGGGTGAACCCGGCTTCGACCGCCTCCGCCGCGAGCGCCGCCAGCTTCTCCGGTGCGTAGCCGAGCCAGCCGGGAGTCGTGGTGTAGGCGGGAAAGCCCGTCGCGAGCAGCTCGGCTCGCCGCGCCGCCCGGCCCGGTTCGGCGCGGCGGAGGATGTCGAGCGCCTCGTCCCGGGTAAGCGCTTCCTCGAGGTACCGGTAGTCGATCAGGCCGGCCAGCTCCGCCGGCGGCAGCTCGGCGAGCAGCCGCCAGACCGGCTTGCCCTCGCGGCGCGCCCGCAGGTCCCACGCGGCGTTGACGATCGCCGCCGCGGCCATGTGGATCGCGCCCTTGTCGGGGCCCAGCCAGCGGAACTGGCTGTCGCCGGTCAGCCGGCGGGAAAACCCGCCGAGGTCGGCGAGCGCGTCGTCCACCGGCAGGCCCAGCACCAGCGGCACGAGCGCGCGGACGGCGGCGACCTGGACGTCGTTGCCGCGTCCCACGGTGAACGCGAGGCCGTACCCCTCCTCCCCCGCGCTCGTGCGGATGGTGACGTACGCGGCGGAGTAGTCGGGTTCGGGGTTCATCGCGTCCGAACCGTCCAAAGTCGCCGAAGTCGGAAAGCGGACGTCGACGGCGTCGATCGCGCTGATCACCTCGGGCAAGGTCGCCACCTCCCTGGAACGCCACCCCTCAGACAACATATGTATGGCTACGCTTTCGCCGCGGGAAAGTCCAGAAGCAAGCGAAGTCCGCCGGAACCCTGGTCGAGACATCATACGTCTGCTACCGTTTTCGACGCCGTACCGCGAGACCCGTACCCGGAGCACTGCCGCTGAGACGAATGCGGGGTCACGATGAGAGCTGGAACAGGCACGTCCCGGAGAACCGCGCTCAAGTACCTGGGCGCCGGCGGCGCGACGGTGACCGCGAGCGCGCTGCTCGCGGCGTGCACGAGCGTCCAAGAGGGCCAGAACGGTGGCGGCGGCGCCCGTTCCGGCCCCTTCCCGAGCACGCCGCAGTGGCGGTTCGTGTTCGTCAACCACGTCACCACCAACTCCTTCTTCGTCCCGACCCGGACCGGGCTCGCCGACGCCGCCGCGCTGCTCGGGGTGCCCGAGCCGCAGTGGACCGGTTCGGAGAACGGCAACGTCGCCCAGATGGCGAGTGCCATGGAAACCGCGATCACCGGCAAGGCCGACGGGATCGCCGTCGCGCTGACGGACGACAACGCGTTCGTCGACCTCACCAAACGCGCGCTGGGCCAGGGCATCCCGGTCATCGCCTACAACGCGAACGCCGCCGGCAACTACCCGCTCACCTACGTCGGCCAGGACCTGTACCTCTCCGGGTTCCGGATGGGGCAGCGCATCGCGCAGAAGGTCACCTCCGGCGACATCCTCGTCGGCATCTCCCAGCCGGGCGGCAACAACGTCCAGCCGCGGCTCGACGGCATCACCGACGCGCTCAAGCAGGCCGCGCCGGGCGTGCGCGTCCAGTCGGTGAACACCGGCGCCGAACAGGCCGGCGAACTCAACGCGATCACCGCCGCGTA includes the following:
- a CDS encoding enolase C-terminal domain-like protein — its product is MATLPEVISAIDAVDVRFPTSATLDGSDAMNPEPDYSAAYVTIRTSAGEEGYGLAFTVGRGNDVQVAAVRALVPLVLGLPVDDALADLGGFSRRLTGDSQFRWLGPDKGAIHMAAAAIVNAAWDLRARREGKPVWRLLAELPPAELAGLIDYRYLEEALTRDEALDILRRAEPGRAARRAELLATGFPAYTTTPGWLGYAPEKLAALAAEAVEAGFTQIKLKVGADLGEDVRRLRLAREVVGPSVRIAIDANQVWGVGQAIEWLRPLAEFDPYWIEEPTSPDDVLGHAAIRRAVAPIKVATGEHTPNAVVFKQLLQAEAIDILQLDASRVAGVTENIAILVLAAKFGVPVCPHAGGVGLCEMVQHLAMFDFVAVSGTRHDRVIEYVDHLHEHFVDPVRVERGRYLAPERPGLGARLHPESVARYRYPDGPAWREEAVVVA
- a CDS encoding sugar ABC transporter substrate-binding protein — translated: MKIRYLCSAAVVAAGLLAGCGSGGTAASGATVVGVDYPRSDTDFWNAYIKYVPRFAGQLGLDLKTTNSQNDVATLTANVQTMISQGVKGVVMAPQDTAAIIPTLQQLAGKKIPVVSVDTRPDQGTVYMVVRADNRAYGEKACRFLGTKLGGQGKVVMLQGDLASINGRDRTEAFNDCMKQNFPGVTVFGEATNWDAGTAAQKLQTRLTANPDIKGVYMQSSFALSGTLQLLKQRGLLVPAADPKHVFVVSNDGIPEELEKIRAGEMDATVSQPADLFAKYALQYVKDAIAGQQPVPGKTDHDSTIVAVRDGLMEDQLAAPLVTADGASFGPVASVKVDDQSLWGNSKS
- a CDS encoding substrate-binding domain-containing protein; translated protein: MRAGTGTSRRTALKYLGAGGATVTASALLAACTSVQEGQNGGGGARSGPFPSTPQWRFVFVNHVTTNSFFVPTRTGLADAAALLGVPEPQWTGSENGNVAQMASAMETAITGKADGIAVALTDDNAFVDLTKRALGQGIPVIAYNANAAGNYPLTYVGQDLYLSGFRMGQRIAQKVTSGDILVGISQPGGNNVQPRLDGITDALKQAAPGVRVQSVNTGAEQAGELNAITAAYTGNTAVKGIYAVDAGSTAACAKLIADRGLSGKIGGGGFDLLDDTVTGVKGGALDFTIDQSPYLQGFLSVLYLYLFRLSGTLVAPPVTDTGLTFVTKENVGPYATAKSRFEGGDNKDVIAMPGAIPLPPASVLSR